ATCAGTGACATGACTTGTACACAGCTCTATCTTGCCGTTGATAAAGTTTTGCCAGTAATCTTGTTGGCGCAATAGCGCATTATCGACCACCACATATAAGCGCTCATCGATAATCACCACACTACCGGGAGGGTTAGCATCACAACGAATGGTATGATTTTCTTCGGCAAAACTGGCTGTACTACCCAAAGCCATGCAGGCTAAAATAACAGACGCTATTTTCATGATTAATATATTATTTATTATGATTAGTTTTAATATTATATTTACTTAACTAATCAAAGTTAACACTATTTTTTATCTTGATGCATGCCAAATATAATAATGATATCAATGTCACGCATAGGGTGTGATTTAATGTTATTTAAATCATTTATGGATGATTAAA
This DNA window, taken from Vibrio neptunius, encodes the following:
- a CDS encoding DUF285 domain-containing protein encodes the protein MKIASVILACMALGSTASFAEENHTIRCDANPPGSVVIIDERLYVVVDNALLRQQDYWQNFINGKIELCTSHVTDMSDLFAQSPYFNYDISQWDTRRVTNMDRMFKGATRFKQDLSNWSVEKVTRHKDFALQSGLPNYYLPLFSH